A genomic stretch from Flavobacterium nitratireducens includes:
- a CDS encoding acyltransferase family protein, producing MNQNNSNYIGFSDSKKHYEILDGLRGIAAILVVMFHILESFSLGNPFTQLINHGYLAVDFFFALSGFVIGYAYDDRWNKMSLKDFFKRRLIRLHPMIIIGSILGALTFYFQGSVDFPMINTIPIGRMMIFMLIGMFLIPVPISMDIRGWQEMYPLNGPAWSLFFEYVANILYALIIRKFSNKLLGFLALISGILLIHFAVTSPSGNVTGGWSLNSTQLQIGLTRLLYPFFIGLLISRVVKPGHIKNAFLWSCILIIVPLSIPRIGDQTNVWINGLYEALIIVFVFPFVIYIGASGSITNKLASKFNRFLGNISYPLYITHYPLIYMQMAYIANHKESMKESQFSMILVSVSVLIMGILIAWASFKFYDVPIRKWLSKKSLKKHLIL from the coding sequence ATGAACCAAAATAACAGCAATTATATCGGTTTTTCAGACTCAAAAAAACATTACGAAATTTTAGACGGACTTCGTGGCATTGCAGCTATTTTAGTTGTGATGTTTCACATATTGGAGTCTTTTTCATTAGGCAATCCTTTTACACAATTAATAAATCACGGTTACTTAGCCGTTGATTTTTTCTTTGCTTTATCAGGATTTGTTATAGGTTATGCCTATGACGATCGTTGGAACAAGATGTCGCTAAAAGATTTTTTCAAACGAAGATTGATTCGACTACACCCGATGATTATTATTGGATCTATTTTGGGCGCACTGACATTCTATTTTCAGGGTAGTGTCGATTTTCCTATGATTAACACCATTCCGATAGGAAGAATGATGATCTTTATGCTTATAGGTATGTTTTTGATTCCGGTTCCCATTTCTATGGACATTAGAGGATGGCAAGAAATGTATCCTCTGAACGGTCCGGCCTGGTCACTTTTTTTTGAATATGTTGCCAATATTCTTTATGCCTTAATTATTAGAAAATTCTCTAACAAATTACTGGGATTTTTAGCACTAATTTCCGGCATACTACTGATTCATTTTGCAGTTACAAGTCCTTCCGGAAATGTAACAGGAGGATGGTCTTTGAATTCCACCCAGCTTCAAATTGGACTTACAAGACTTTTATACCCTTTCTTTATTGGATTATTGATTTCAAGGGTTGTTAAACCCGGTCATATAAAAAACGCCTTCTTATGGAGTTGCATTTTAATAATTGTACCTTTATCAATCCCAAGAATTGGAGACCAAACAAACGTATGGATAAACGGCCTTTATGAAGCACTTATCATTGTTTTTGTTTTCCCTTTTGTAATTTACATTGGAGCTAGTGGTTCTATAACCAATAAATTAGCAAGCAAGTTTAACCGCTTTTTAGGCAACATCTCATATCCTTTATACATTACTCATTACCCTTTAATCTATATGCAAATGGCCTATATAGCCAATCATAAAGAAAGCATGAAGGAATCACAATTCTCTATGATATTAGTCTCTGTAAGCGTGCTAATAATGGGAATTTTAATTGCTTGGGCAAGTTTTAAATTTTACGATGTCCCAATAAGGAAATGGTTATCGAAAAAATCGTTGAAAAAACATCTAATTCTTTGA
- a CDS encoding tyrosine-type recombinase/integrase: protein MQEKNILLENINLKFLDDFDYYLKTQKKFKQITINKSIQRIRKIIKLAIAEGYIITDPFLLYKPKKVINTITYLTTEELIKLENQSFSQIRLTQVRDLFLFCCYTGLPFQEMASLTKKNIVTKFDNKPWIDIYRLKTKKQLSVPLLPKAISILEKYQNNKCLLPKISNQKFNSYIKEIAEIIGIEKRLTHHVARKTFASTVLLYNDVPMEIVSELLGHSNMAITQEHYGKIVQKKISEEMSKLTKKLL from the coding sequence ATACAAGAAAAAAATATTTTACTAGAAAATATAAATCTGAAATTTTTAGATGATTTTGATTATTACCTTAAAACACAAAAAAAGTTTAAACAAATCACAATAAACAAAAGCATTCAAAGAATTAGAAAAATTATAAAATTAGCTATTGCAGAAGGCTATATTATTACAGATCCATTTTTACTTTATAAACCCAAAAAAGTAATCAACACTATAACCTATTTAACAACAGAAGAACTAATTAAATTAGAAAATCAATCTTTCTCACAAATCAGATTAACCCAAGTAAGAGATTTGTTTTTATTCTGTTGTTATACCGGTTTACCATTTCAGGAAATGGCTTCTTTAACCAAGAAAAACATTGTTACAAAATTTGACAACAAACCTTGGATTGATATTTATAGACTGAAAACAAAAAAACAGCTGTCCGTACCGTTACTTCCAAAAGCAATTTCAATTTTGGAAAAGTACCAAAACAATAAATGTTTACTACCTAAAATTAGCAATCAAAAATTTAATTCCTATATCAAAGAGATTGCAGAAATCATTGGAATCGAAAAAAGACTTACCCATCACGTTGCCAGAAAAACATTTGCCTCAACAGTATTATTGTATAACGATGTACCGATGGAAATTGTATCTGAACTATTAGGTCATTCTAATATGGCTATTACACAAGAACACTACGGTAAAATAGTTCAAAAGAAAATAAGTGAAGAAATGAGTAAACTCACTAAAAAACTACTGTAA
- a CDS encoding AAA family ATPase: protein MKLQKATRHQVKLRIGLSGPSGFGKTYSALLLAYGMTNDWKKIAIIDTENNSASLYSHLGDFNVLTLEEPFSPERYIKAIQVCEEADMEVIIIDSISHEWQSKGGCLEIHEQLGGRFQDWAKVTPRHNAFIDAIILSKCHIITTSRRKSRL from the coding sequence ATGAAGCTACAAAAAGCAACAAGACACCAAGTCAAGTTACGCATTGGACTATCAGGACCGTCAGGATTTGGCAAAACCTATTCTGCATTATTATTAGCTTACGGAATGACTAATGATTGGAAAAAAATTGCCATAATCGATACTGAAAACAACAGTGCCAGTCTGTATTCCCATTTAGGAGATTTTAATGTTTTAACATTAGAAGAACCATTTAGTCCTGAACGTTACATTAAAGCTATTCAGGTATGTGAAGAAGCTGATATGGAAGTAATAATCATTGATAGTATTAGCCATGAATGGCAATCTAAAGGCGGATGCCTAGAGATCCATGAACAATTAGGGGGGCGATTCCAAGATTGGGCAAAAGTAACACCAAGACATAACGCTTTTATTGATGCAATAATTCTTTCCAAATGTCATATTATCACAACAAGCAGAAGAAAAAGTAGATTATAG
- a CDS encoding Arm DNA-binding domain-containing protein, protein MTTQSIKILFLISVTRKNKKGFVPLICRITYLGKRKPFATGIYIDPDNWDSSYQLTKPNNEHNNQINTQLSLIKQEINQAFLFLQVQKERFDVEDIYLKYKGTDTKQSKTLIEVFTLHNTKMNSLVGIEYTKSTYSKFIEAKQHTEDFLFYQYKKKIFY, encoded by the coding sequence ATGACAACACAATCAATTAAAATATTATTCCTTATTTCCGTTACCAGAAAAAACAAAAAAGGATTTGTTCCATTAATTTGCAGAATTACATATTTAGGAAAAAGAAAACCATTTGCAACTGGAATATACATTGATCCCGATAATTGGGACAGTAGCTACCAATTGACTAAACCCAACAACGAACATAACAACCAAATTAACACCCAACTAAGCCTGATTAAACAAGAAATTAATCAGGCTTTTTTATTTTTACAAGTTCAAAAAGAGCGATTTGATGTTGAGGATATATACTTAAAATACAAAGGAACAGACACAAAACAATCTAAAACCTTAATTGAAGTATTTACATTACACAATACTAAAATGAATTCTCTTGTTGGCATTGAATACACCAAATCCACTTATTCTAAATTTATTGAAGCCAAACAACATACTGAGGACTTCCTTTTCTACCAATACAAGAAAAAAATATTTTACTAG
- a CDS encoding DUF4919 domain-containing protein, which yields MKKSITQFVLILSFIGYSQNRIAYDLIGKNIKNSKSEFYYPDLLERFQKGDTTLTLNQKRHLYYGYTFQENFKNFKFNGLLDSISKYEQLNTNEALLKALDFRKKVLERNPFETGIIDGKLAIYKMQNNKEEFIKGIHQISLIFDAILSSGDGLSKETALVVNTVSSELEIISILGFQPIKNPVVIDENYEFIEVKPNDKNVKGIYFDVSRTTYRMYY from the coding sequence ATGAAAAAATCAATTACACAATTTGTATTAATACTCTCCTTTATAGGTTATTCTCAAAATCGTATCGCTTACGATTTAATTGGAAAAAACATCAAAAACAGTAAATCTGAATTTTATTATCCTGATTTGTTAGAAAGATTCCAAAAAGGTGATACAACGCTTACGTTGAATCAAAAAAGGCATTTGTACTATGGATACACTTTTCAAGAAAATTTCAAAAATTTTAAGTTTAATGGATTACTGGATAGTATTTCAAAATATGAGCAACTAAATACCAATGAAGCTCTATTAAAAGCCTTGGATTTCAGAAAAAAAGTCCTTGAAAGAAATCCATTTGAAACAGGAATAATTGATGGTAAACTTGCAATTTATAAAATGCAAAATAATAAAGAGGAGTTTATAAAAGGTATACATCAAATCTCATTAATCTTTGATGCAATCTTAAGTTCTGGAGACGGGCTCTCTAAAGAAACTGCATTAGTGGTAAACACTGTGTCATCGGAGCTTGAAATCATATCAATATTAGGTTTTCAACCCATTAAAAACCCTGTAGTTATTGATGAAAATTATGAATTCATTGAAGTTAAACCAAATGATAAAAACGTAAAAGGAATCTACTTTGATGTCTCTAGGACTACTTACAGAATGTATTATTAA
- a CDS encoding helix-turn-helix domain-containing protein — MSKGYTQEQLANELGIEISQISRIERGVINTSITTLYAISMTLKIDISEFFILNAES, encoded by the coding sequence TTGTCAAAAGGTTACACACAAGAACAATTGGCAAATGAGTTAGGTATAGAGATCTCTCAAATAAGCAGAATAGAAAGAGGTGTTATCAATACTTCGATAACTACTCTTTATGCTATTTCAATGACTTTAAAAATTGATATTTCAGAGTTTTTTATTTTAAATGCTGAATCTTAA